A single window of Watersipora subatra chromosome 9, tzWatSuba1.1, whole genome shotgun sequence DNA harbors:
- the LOC137405288 gene encoding uncharacterized protein — MSMNNMKSTRTHEHCQYFDSTQKDNTHASITEEAIAKTIDEISSQTSLPEGDWRVPRWRSLNAILEGSNEIGQYKDDKAAYHFNAEKFANGNELLIKWRRQLLEIFNQSKTPHTLKIARHLIGQSLHLIQDFYSNSDWSEFKAEINFNLTMANREALKLFKWPCLDKNSNKMITGNIAHAHGYIASGFRSGQDAKKPNVTGIIGNELAGKCSHGGRFDTSSNLIARGGVNSESHNSGLSPKSHFHIFSSNWATKATQALFHSQSDYSLSSTLAPLDILRLLGVGVERHIGFLQTQFLWQLSNTDDWLSVWASYRGAWPWSVSHLYTASGDLEKEGSSVYERLRERPSNSSLPITEANILHAAETLPDDSDFVIVTNGTLDGTLRAELIRKVFVARGIRIWWFVTNPKSAEQDTLKMIAQICLTTRGMMFYIKGSRDLVDIIHTMKADMYITHYVTTNTMHIFLPKDSSTFVVTNCVRAQINWLNVKTIFGQIAISGLVSTDFTAIYKVTPLENKDLIGVATLGDENLISCTVSTWTSRPLARVQPVAKGPRDQWYPKNQVCSGCLLAIKSAAKNVQAKINQRDLNVSGCKFENSNDETERISFTKELTNFETQPRAVTVTMKYSKAALEMNEYIDSQHVDIQADSILLSNATSADVEIRNLLSVDVEVEMAVTQTGIIAITPKSCSLTVNAVCSVKLIFHSNPISQDNRPISLVAISKSEASDEELYDTRTLYIIPVDQHAKQDNQQTTSTPSFTTHPTSYDKGVSISKNLTYPNTSRSGEIAVSPFDTTRYLLWAIFGTFAPLIMLVIIIAALIYVCHTLYLRRRYQPPHKQIPIDKV; from the exons ATGTCGATGAACAACATGAAGTCCACGAGAACACATGAACA CTGCCAATATTTCGATTCAACTCAAAAGGATAATACGCACGCCTCTATTACTGAAGAAGCCATTGCTAAGACTATCGATGAAATTTCATCTCAAACTTCTCTGCCTGAAG GAGACTGGAGAGTGCCGAGGTGGCGGTCTCTGAATGCCATCCTAGAGGGCTCCAATGAGATTGGACAGTACAAGGATGACAAGGCAGCTTACCACTTCAATGCTGAAAAGTTTGCCAATG GCAATGAGTTACTCATTAAATGGAGAAGACAGCTGCTAGAAATCTTCAATCAGAGTAAGACTCCCCACACGCTCAAAATTGCACGACATCTGATCGGCCAATCGCTACACCTGATACAAGATTTCTACAGTAACAGTGATTGGTCAGAGTTCAAAGCCGAAATAAACTTTAACCTTA CGATGGCAAACCGAGAGGCTCTCAAGCTGTTTAAGTGGCCATGTTTAGACAAGAACTCAAACAA AATGATAACAGGCAATATTGCTCATGCACATGGATATATAGCCAGCGGCTTCAGGTCTGGACAGGATGCAAAAAAGCCAAATG TAACAGGAATAATAGGCAATGAACTGGCTGGCAAGTGTAGTCATGGAGGCCGATTTGACACCTCATCAAATTTAATCGCTAGAGGCGGAGTAAACAGCGAGTCTCACAACTCCGGGTTGTCTCCGAAGAGCCATTTTCATATCTTCTCTTCAAATTGGGCAACAAAAGCCACTCAGGCACTTTTTCACTCACAATCAG ACTACAGCCTCTCATCGACTCTGGCACCGCTGGACATTCTCCGTCTTCTTGGAGTCGGAGTTGAACGCCATATTGGGTTTCTGCAAACTCAATTTCTCTGGCAGCTGTCAAATACAGATGACTGGCTGAGTGTGTGGGCGAGTTATAGGGGAGCATGGCCTTGGAGTGTCAGCCACCTTTACACTGCCAGCGGTGACCTTG AAAAAGAAGGTTCAAGTGTATACGAGCGATTAAGGGAGCGTCCCAGTAATTCATCCCTTCCGATTACTGAGGCTAACATTCTCCATGCAGCAGAGACCCTTCCAGATGATTCTGATTTCGTCATTGTAACCA ATGGTACATTGGATGGGACATTGAGAGCTGAACTCATAAGGAAGGTATTTGTAGCGAGAGGTATCCGAATCTGGTGGTTTGTCACAAACCCAAAGTCTGCGG AACAAGATACCTTGAAGATGATAGCTCAGATCTGTTTAACAACAAGAGGAATGATGTTTTATATCAAAGGATCTCGAGACCTTGTTGATATTATACACACTATGAAGGCTGACATGTACATTACACACTATGTCACCACAA ATACAATGcacattttccttccaaaggacAGCTCAACATTTGTTGTGACGAACTGTGTGAGGGCTCAAATTAATTGGCTGAATGTGAAAACGATCTTTGGGCAGATTGCGATAAGTGGGTTGGTCTCAACTGACTTTACCGCCATCTACAAAGTCACTCCCTTGGAAAATAAGGATCTCATAGGAGTGGCTACTTTAGGAGATGAAAATTTGATCTCTTGCACAGTTAGCACATGGACATCCAGACCACTCGCTAGAGTGCAACCCGTTGCCAAAGGTCCCAGAGATCAATGGTATCCAAAGAATCAAG TTTGTAGCGGATGTCTATTAGCTATAAAATCAGCAGCAAAGAATGTTCAAGCCAAAATAAATCAGCGAGACCTGAATGTGTCCGGCTGCAAGTTTGAAAATAGCAATGATGAAACAGAACGGATTAGCTTCACCAAAGAGCTCACAAATTTTGAAACCCAG CCCAGAGCTGTAACAGTGACTATGAAATACTCCAAGGCAGCGCTAGAGATGAATGAATATATAGACTCACAGCACGTAGACATACAAGCTGACTCCATCTTACTCAGCAACGCCACAAGTGCAGACGTCGAAATTAGAAATCTGCTATCTGTGGATGTAGAAGTAGAAATGGCTGTAACTCAGACTGGAATTATAGCTATCACTCCTAAGAGTTGCTCACTCACCGTAAATGCTGTCTGCAGTGTGAAACTGATATTCCATTCCAATCCAATTAGCCAAGACAATAG ACCAATATCTCTTGTTGCTATAAGCAAGAGCGAGGCAAGCGATGAAGAGTTATATGATACTCGCACACTTTATATCATTCCAGTAGATCAACACGCAAAACAAGACAACCAGCAGACAACTTCTACCCCATCATTCACAACGCATCCGACATCATATGACAAGGGGGTCTCAATATCTAAAAATTTAACATACCCTAATACTAGTAGAAGTGGAGAGATTGCGGTATCACCCTTTGATACAACACGTTATCTTTTATGGGCCATTTTTGGGACTTTTGCACCCCTAATTATGTtggtaattattatagcagccCTAATTTATGTGTGCCACACTCTCTACCTCAGACGACGCTATCAGCCTCCTCACAAGCAGATACCCATCGATAAAGTCTAA
- the LOC137403931 gene encoding eukaryotic translation initiation factor 1A, Y-chromosomal-like, whose amino-acid sequence MPKNKGKGGKNRRRGKNENENMKRELIFKEDGQEYAQVTKMLGNGHLEALCFDGIKRLCHIRGKLRKKVWINQSDIILIGLRDYQDSRADVIMKYSSDEARNLKAYGELPENAKINEDFGDAEGENLVIFDNNGEDFSDSDEDDNPHGKKDDFDLDDIDDI is encoded by the exons ATGCCCAAAAATAaag GAAAGGGAGGTAAAAACAGAAGGAGAGGAAAAAATGAGAATGAAAACATGAAGCGTGAGCTTATCTTCAAAGAAGACGGACAAG AGTATGCGCAAGTCACAAAGATGTTAGGCAATGGACATTTAGAGGCTCTCTGTTTTGATGGAATAAAAAGGTTGTGTCATATTAGAGGAAAACTGCGAAAAAAG GTGTGGATCAATCAATCGGATATAATACTGATTGGCTTGAGGGACTACCAGGACTCGAGGGCAGATGTCATTATGAAATATTCTTCAGATGAAGCTAGAAATCTAAAGGCATACGGAGAACTTCCAGAAAACG CTAAAATCAATGAGGATTTCGGGGATGCGGAGGGTGAAAACCTTGTGATATTCGATAACAATGGGGAAGACTTCTCAGATTCTGACGAGGATGATAATCCACATGGCAAAAAAGACGATTTTGATCTGGATGACATTGACGAT ATCTAA